One Ricinus communis isolate WT05 ecotype wild-type chromosome 1, ASM1957865v1, whole genome shotgun sequence DNA window includes the following coding sequences:
- the LOC8274765 gene encoding transcriptional regulator SUPERMAN isoform X2, which yields MERTYLGSEGDNTSSGFLWPQRNYTCSFCKRQFNSAQALGGHMNVHRRDRAMLIQLPPWVFECPNPNNSKSHSNPSFSSSTSLSSSYHYSHHSFLSPSLTSSFSSSPSYNQKEKKSTPESHHSSSPLISEDLTKKKKNMRAVVEAQELDFAQKYELEVLKKSEVISLDLEIGCKDPKEALDLELRLGCF from the coding sequence ATGGAGAGAACCTATTTGGGCAGTGAAGGAGATAATACATCAAGTGGGTTTTTATGGCCTCAAAGAAACTACACTTGTAGCTTTTGCAAGAGGCAGTTTAACTCTGCTCAAGCTCTTGGAGGCCACATGAATGTTCATAGGAGAGATAGAGCCATGTTGATACAGCTGCCTCCTTGGGTTTTTGAATGTCCAAACCCTAATAATTCCAAATCCCACTCAAACCCTAGTTTTTCATCTTCAACATCTTTATCATCATCATATCATTACTCTCACCATTCTTTCCTCTCCCCATCTCTcacttcttctttctcttcatCACCATCTTATAAccagaaagagaagaaatccACACCTGAAAGCCACCACTCTTCCAGTCCTCTAATAAGTGAAGATTtaacgaagaagaagaagaacatgAGAGCTGTTGTTGAGGCTCAAGAATTAGATTTTGCACAGAAATATGAGCTTGAAGTTTTGAAGAAAAGTGAAGTTATTAGCTTGGACTTGGAGATAGGGTGTAAAGATCCAAAAGAAGCTTTGGATTTGGAGCTTAGACTTGGCTGTTTTTAG
- the LOC8274781 gene encoding bet1-like SNARE 1-1, whose protein sequence is MNSRRDVRTSRTALFDGIEEGGIRASSSYSHEIDEQDNERAMEGLQDRVILLKRLSGDIHEEVEGHNRMLDRMGNDMDSSRGVLSGTMDRFKMVFETKSSRRMFTLVASFLVIFLIVYYLTR, encoded by the exons ATGAATTCTAGAAG AGATGTCCGTACCAGTAGAACTGCTCTATTTGATGGCATTGAGGAGGGTGGCATCCGGGCCTCATCTTCTTACTCCCATGAAATTGATGAGCAAGATAATGAAAGAGCTATGGAAGGTTTGCAAGATCGAGTCATTCTTCTGAAGAGA TTGTCAGGTGATATTCATGAGGAGGTGGAGGGTCATAATCGAATGCTAGACAGAATG GGCAATGACATGGATTCATCCAGGGGAGTCCTATCAGGAACTATGGATCGATTTAAAATG GTGTTTGAGACCAAATCAAGCAGGAGAATGTTTACACTCGTGGCATCGTTTCTTGTCATATTCCTTATTGTATATTATCTCACTAGgtga
- the LOC8274766 gene encoding probable transcriptional regulator RABBIT EARS → MESNPHLEDANKSSSEEETDRSEKANDHDMGTGRSYECVFCKRGFTTAQALGGHMNIHRKDRAKPSLASSSSISSKVDEDYYASLRGYTPIQSFPPHYYSTANHHHEVHTNYQTFFPPSSGGSFRPPNGDGLYVQSPQILNPFEDDWRRSLSLQIGPSHVDDDHNKQKEKDGSVADELDLELRLGHDP, encoded by the coding sequence ATGGAATCAAATCCTCACCTTGAAGACGCCAACAAGAGCTCAAGCGAAGAAGAAACCGATAGATCGGAGAAAGCAAATGATCATGATATGGGAACAGGTCGATCCTACGAGTGTGTCTTTTGCAAGAGAGGATTCACTACAGCACAAGCTTTGGGTGGACATATGAATATTCATAGAAAGGATAGAGCAAAGCCAAGCCTAGCTAGTAGCTCATCTATTTCGAGCAAAGTTGATGAAGATTACTACGCTAGTTTAAGAGGGTACACTCCGATTCAAAGCTTCCCTCCTCACTATTATTCAACAGCTAATCATCATCATGAGGTTCATACAAATTACCAAACATTTTTTCCACCATCTTCAGGGGGAAGTTTTAGGCCTCCAAATGGAGATGGACTGTATGTGCAGAGTCCCCAGATTTTGAATCCTTTCGAGGACGATTGGCGAAGGAGTTTAAGCTTGCAAATAGGTCCATCCCATGTTGATGATGATcacaataaacaaaaagaaaaagacggCAGTGTAGCAGATGAGTTAGATTTGGAGCTGAGACTTGGTCATGATCCTTGA
- the LOC8274765 gene encoding transcriptional regulator SUPERMAN isoform X1: MVSDICRLVSKQKVSMERTYLGSEGDNTSSGFLWPQRNYTCSFCKRQFNSAQALGGHMNVHRRDRAMLIQLPPWVFECPNPNNSKSHSNPSFSSSTSLSSSYHYSHHSFLSPSLTSSFSSSPSYNQKEKKSTPESHHSSSPLISEDLTKKKKNMRAVVEAQELDFAQKYELEVLKKSEVISLDLEIGCKDPKEALDLELRLGCF; the protein is encoded by the exons ATGGTTTCAGACATTTGCAG GTTGGTCTCAAAGCAGAAAGTGAGCATGGAGAGAACCTATTTGGGCAGTGAAGGAGATAATACATCAAGTGGGTTTTTATGGCCTCAAAGAAACTACACTTGTAGCTTTTGCAAGAGGCAGTTTAACTCTGCTCAAGCTCTTGGAGGCCACATGAATGTTCATAGGAGAGATAGAGCCATGTTGATACAGCTGCCTCCTTGGGTTTTTGAATGTCCAAACCCTAATAATTCCAAATCCCACTCAAACCCTAGTTTTTCATCTTCAACATCTTTATCATCATCATATCATTACTCTCACCATTCTTTCCTCTCCCCATCTCTcacttcttctttctcttcatCACCATCTTATAAccagaaagagaagaaatccACACCTGAAAGCCACCACTCTTCCAGTCCTCTAATAAGTGAAGATTtaacgaagaagaagaagaacatgAGAGCTGTTGTTGAGGCTCAAGAATTAGATTTTGCACAGAAATATGAGCTTGAAGTTTTGAAGAAAAGTGAAGTTATTAGCTTGGACTTGGAGATAGGGTGTAAAGATCCAAAAGAAGCTTTGGATTTGGAGCTTAGACTTGGCTGTTTTTAG